The sequence below is a genomic window from Selenomonas ruminantium subsp. lactilytica TAM6421.
AAACGATCCATATGATTCAGCAGCATGAGGACAATGCCCGGTGTAAAGGTGCTGCCGCCACCAGCGATAACGATAGATGATTTCTTCATGATAAAAACCCCTTTCGACTTATGGATTAAAGTAATGGAAATTGGAATTGTTTATGATTTCTTTCCATGGCTTTATCATAGTCGAAAGGGGCCTGCAATTCAATAGTTTCGGGGCCTTTCGGGCCTTGTCCACAAAGGCTGTTCCTTGTCACGGGCGATGTGATATATCACACCCCGTCCTCATCCGTCGTATCGTCCTGTTCTGCCAGGAATTGCGTATAACTGATAAACCAGATCTCGACCAACAGGAAGAAGGCCAACATGGACTCATAGGGCTGTCCCAGCGCTGCGGGCAGCTCACGGGGAGTCACATAGAGATTTTCCGTACTGAGCCGGGCTAAGGGATTGCTCTGCAGCCGCGTCATGGATATCAGCGGCACTCCCTTGACATGCAATGTTTTGGCAAAGTCTACCACCTGTTCCCCCTCACCGCTCAGAGAAATGATGATAAAGAGATCCTGCTTGCCCGCCTGCTCCATGATGGTACGAAATTCATTATACCCCTGAACACTAAAGATATACTTGTTGGTATGCAGAAACAAGCGCGTCAGCTCATTGGCAATATTGCGCTGCACCAGCCCGGAAGCAAAGACAAAAACCCGTTGCGCCCGATACATCAGCTTGTTGACCTTCCAGAAGTCCTGCCTGGCTATCTCCTCCCCAATGCTTTTGCAGAGCGCCGTCGTGGCCTCGGCGATATTCTGGGAGGGCTTTTCCTGCGGCTTCACCTGCTCCAGCTTGAGCATCGCCTTCAAATCGCTGAAACCGTCAAAGCCCAGTTTCTTGGCAAAGCGCATAATGGTCGTCCGGGACACATGACAGGCATCGGCCAGATCATAGATGGAAATATAGCAGCACTCCTGCATATGGGCGTAGATATAGCGCCAGACAATAAGGTCTGTATCATTCAAATGGCTCAGGTTATGATTGACCAGCTCTTCTAATTTCATACTGTTTGGTTCTCCCCTCCATAAAAATAAACTTCCTGAACTTATTCTAGCACAGGAAGTTATGATTTACTATTCAGCTGGGGAGGTTTACCTTATCTTCGATCTCACTTAAATCCACCATCTCCCGATAAAACAGCGACTGGGTAGGTCGGGTAGACAACTCCAGACGATAGGCATTAGGAATGCCGATGCCTGCCTCATTGCCTGGACGAACCTCTTTGTCCATTTCCCTGCTCAGAACGTCTTTGAAGGATTGCTTGTTCTTCTTATCCTCATTGTAACCTTCCTTGCGTTCGAAGGCACGTCCTTCTATACCTTTGACGCGTGCAACGCGCTCAATCCGCTCCAGCATGACAGACACCTCCTTTGCCCAAAACTTACTTGCTTATTTGATATATCGTATCATTTACGACAAAGCTTAATAGTCTGGAAAAATAAAATGAGGTTCAAAGGGACAAATCCCCTTGAACCTCATTTTCCGCTCTGCGGTATCCTCTCTAAGAAGGATTATTTACTTGTTATTCTCGTTATTTCAAAGCATCGCCGAGTTTGGAGTTCGTGTTGCGGGCAGCAGCTACGCTTTCATCAAACTTAGCCTTCTCGTCGCCTTCGAGCTTGTATTCCACGATCTTTTCCAGACCGTTCTTGCCCAGGATAACGGGTACGCCGATGCAGAGATCTTTTTCGCCGTATTCGCCATCGAGGTATACGCAGCAAGGCATGAGCTTCTTGGCATCGAGAGCGATAGCCTCAACCATGGCAGCAGCTGCTGCGCCCGGAGCGTACCAAGCGGAAGTGCCCAGCAGGCCCGTCAGCGTAGCGCCGCCAACCTTCGTCTGAGCTACAGCATCATCCAGCTGCTCTTTGGAGAGCAGCTGAGAAACGGGGATGCCGCGATAGGTAGCCAGGCTCGTGAGGGGAACCATGGTCTTGTCGCTGTGACCGCCGATAACCGTGCCATCGATGTCCGTCGGGGTTGCCGGATAGCCAGCTTCCTGCAGAGCCTTGGACAGGAAATAACGGAAACGGCTGCTGTCGAGCATACCGCCCTGACCGAGAACGCGGTTGCGGGGCAGCTTGGAATCTTTCAGCGTCAGGAACGTCATAGCGTCCATCGGGTTGGAGATGATGATGAAGATAGCGTTGGGAGAATACTTCAGCGCCTGGTCAACAACACCTTTGACAATCTTTGCATTTACGCCGATGAGTTCTTCGCGAGTCATACCCGGTTTACGCGGCATGCCGGAAGTAACAACCACAACATCGGAACCTTCCGTCGGTGCATAACCGTTCTCGTCACCGATTTCAGCCGTAACGCCCGTTACCGTGGTGTCAAAGTTCAGCAGATGTGCCGTCTGCATGATGTCCATAGCCTTGCCTTCAGCAAAGCCCTTCTTGATGTCCACGAGCATAACTTCGCTGCAGAAATTCTTCACTGCCAGCACATTTGCTACGGTAGCGCCAACGTTACCTGCACCAACAACTGTTACCTTCATAATCAAAAGCCTCCTTAAAATTAGAAAGCGATTACCCGAAACGAAACTACCATAATGGAAACCGCTTTCGGAATGCCAGGAATTATGAATCAAACTTATGATTCATTACGTGATAATTATAACAAAGTAAGACAAAAAAATCAATAAAAAGCGACAAATATTTTTATTATTTTTTATCTTATCATAAATCTATTTAATAGTCTTATGACCTGCTAACAAGAAAAATGACCGGTCAATCTGACCGGTCATTCCCCTGCCTTAACAGCTGTTCTATTGTTCCTCAAACATATCCTTGCCCACACCACACAGAGGGCAGACAAAATCCTCCGGCAGGTCCGCAAAAGCTACGCCCGGCGCCAGATCATACTCGCTGTCGCCCTTCTCCTCATCATAGATCCAGCCACAAACCGTACAAACCCAAGTCTTCATAAACCAGCCCTCCTAAGCACCACAACCAATAAAGGTATATCGTTGCCCGGCGCCCAAGGACGGGCGCCGGCGGACGTAAATCACGTGATGTGATTTCAGTCCGCTGTTTCTTTTGGTACTTTTCTTTGCACCAAAGAAAAGTACACAAACCTCTCTGCAACTTAATTAGGATTTTCTAGCTTGTCCAAGACAAATCCTGCCAATAGCAAAAATTATTTCCCGAGTCTTTCCTTAATACCTCGAAAAAATTCATAAGGCACGGAAATATTTCCGTTTATCCCGCTCCCCAACTCAATCTGGGGCCGGTTCGTCCCATGGAAATCCGTCCCGCCGGTGGACATCAGGTCATACTTCCGGATCATCTCCGCCGCAAATTCCTCGTCTTCGGCCGTGTAATTGGGATAGAAACGCTCCATTCCATCGAGCCCCAGACGATGCAGCTCCACAATGGCCTGCTCCTGCTGCTGGCGATTATCGAGATTTCCCAGCCCGATATTCTTATGGAAATGCGCCAGCGACGTCACACCGCCCGCCTGATGGATCAGCGGCAGGGCTTCCTCTGCCGTAATGCTGAAATTCAGGCCGAGTTCCACCGCCGCCGGATCAAGGTAGTGATCCCAAAGGGGCTGCGCCCGGTCATACATATGCAGGGATACCAGATAACGCATGATGGCATAGCGGTCCATCAGCCCCTGATAGGCAAACTTCTCCACCTTTTCCCAACTGATATCCACACCCTTGCGGCGCACGAATTCGATGATATCCTCAATGCGCCCCTCCTTGATAGCCCGTACCTTCTTATATACAGTCTGGAAAGCCGCATGATTGGGAGCAAAGCCCAGGCAGATTACATGGATCTTATGCCCTTTGAAATCTGCGGTCAGTTCCATGCCATTGATGAATTCCACGCCGGCCTCCGCGGCAGCCGCAGCAGCCTCTTCCGTTCCCGCAATCACGTCATGGTCGGTCAGGGCAAAAGCAGAAAGCCCCTGCTCCCTGGCATGAACAGCCAAATCATGGGGCGTAAAACTGCCATCGGATACCAGTGAATGCACATGTAAATCAATCGTCTTCATTATTTCCTCTCAATCTATCCTGACTCTACTTGCCACGCAATTCCCTCTGCGCAGCAAAGAAATTGAACACCGCCTCTGCCGCAGGCTTATTCATCCCTGGTGCCTGTTGCAGTTCCTCCAACGAAGCGGCCTTTATCTTATTGATGCTGCCAAAATGACTCCAGAGCGCCTGCCGCCGTTTCGGCCCGATGCCCACGATATGATCGAGCACGGACACCAGATTACGCTTGCCCCGCAATTTCCGGTGATAGGTGATGGCAAAACGATGGGCCTCGTCGCGGATACGCTGGATAAGATAAAGGGCCTGACTATGCCGCGGCAGGACCACAGGTTCCGGATTGCCCTCGGTGAACACCAGCTCAAACTGCTTGGCCAGGCCAACCACAGGCACCGTTTTATGCCCTGCTGCATTGCGGATAATCTCCAGCGCCGAAGATAACTGCCCCTTGCCGCCATCGATGATGATGAGATCCGGCAGTTCTTCCTCCGGCAGATCCACATAACGCCGGGTTGTGACCTCCCGCATGGACAGGAAATCATCAGGCTTGCCTTCGGTGCTCTGGATCTTGAAGCGCCGATAATCGCTTTTCTTCGGCAGCCCCCCTTCGAACACCACCATAGAGGCCACCGTCTCGCTACCCTGATTATGGGAGATATCGAAACATTCCATGCGGTCCGGGGCCTTAGCGAGTCCCAGATAACGCCCCAATTCTTCCACCGCACCTAAGGTCTGGTCATTGGCCTGCTTGATGCGGGCGGCTTCATCGTGCAGGTATTTCTCCGCATTGCCTACGGCCATATCCACGATATCCTTTTTCGTGCCTCGCTGCGGCAGGATAAGCTGAACCTTGGCCTTCCGCTTCTTCTCCGACAGCCATGTTTCCAATAATTCCCGCTCCACCGCCGGCAATTCCATGGGCAACAGGATTTCCCGCGGAATAAAAGTCGCACGATGGTAATACTGCTGCAGGAAGGCCGCGAGTATTGCCCCATCGCTTTCGTCCTCACTGCCCTGCAGCAAGAAATGCTCGCGGCCAATCATCTTGCCCGCACGGATCATGAATACCTGCACTACCACGCCGATTTCCGAACGGGCAATGCCCACGGCATCCTGATCACCGGAACCTGTGACGATATTCTGCTTTTCCGCCACCTTGCGCACGGCCAGCAGCTGGTCACGCAGGCGGGCCGCCACTTCAAAATTGAAGCTCTCCGCCGCCTGCTCCATGCGGAACTGCAATTCCTTCTCCACATCTTCCGTACGGCCTTCAAGGAACAGCAGCACCGCCTTGATCATGGCATCATAGTCAGCTTTTTCCACCTTGCCCACACAGGGAGCCAGGCATCTTTTGATATGATACTCCAGACAGGGACGTTCCTGCAAATGCTTGCAGGTGCGCAAAGGGAACAAACGCCGCAAAAGCTTCAAACTCTCATGCACCGCCGTGGCATTGGTATAAGGGCCAAAGTAACGGGCGCCGTCCTTCAAGATCCGACGGGTAATAAACACCCGCGGAAAATCCTCCTGCACGGTCACCTTCACATAGGGGTAGCTCTTGTCATCCTTGAGGCTGATATTGTAGCGGGGACGATGTTTCTTGATCAAATTGCATTCCAGGATCAGCGCCTCCACTTCCGAGGCCGTCATGATGATCTCAAAATCCGCAATATGACTCACCATGGCCCGCACCTTGGGGCTGTGGTTCTTGCCGGATTGGAAATACTGCCGCACCCGGTTCTTCAGCACAATGGCCTTGCCCACGTAGATGATCCGCCCTTCGGCATTCTTCATAATATAGACACCGGGCTTATCCGGCAGCAATTTCAATTTCTCTGCTACAACATCCGTCATACCTTCACTTCCTCCCGCTCTAACTATATTACCACACTATACAACAGAAATATGAAAATTTCTTGTATACAACATTCATTATTCTTGCAGGGAATAATTCCTATACCTTCACTTTATCATTGACCGGTCAAAAAAATTGTGCTACAATTCATGACATAGTTGTTTTAGTAGCTGGTTATAACACCTGTTGGTGTACAACTCGATACAATAATCATTAATAATATTAATCAATTTGTAAAGTTTTTAGGAGGTAGTCCTATGTTTAAACGCATTCTTATTGCCAACCGCGGCGAAATTGCCGTACGCATTATCCGTGCCTGCCAGGAGCTGGACATCGAAACCGTAGCGGTATATTCCGAAGCCGATGCCAATGCCCTGCATGTGCGCCTGGCTGATATTGCCGTGAACGTCGGCCCTGCCGATGCTCTGGAAAGCTACCTCAATAAGGATGCCATCCTCAAAGCCGCCCGCGAAACTCATGCCGATGCCATCCATCCCGGTTACGGCTTCCTGTCCGAGGATGCTGACTTTGCGGAACAGGTTACGGAAGCCGGCATCACCTGGATCGGGCCCATGCCGGAAACCATCCGCCTCGTAGGCGACAAGGACATCGCCCGTGCTTCCATCGCTCCCTCCGGCATCCCCATGGCCAAGGGCAGCGATCCGCTGACCAGCAATGAAGAAGCCATCAAGGTGGCTGCCGAGGTTGGCTATCCCGTCATCCTGAAACCGGTATCCGGTGGCGGCGGTAAGGGTATGTGCGTGGCTCATGATGAAAATGACCTCAAGAATATCCTGAACCTGCTGGTGGACATCACCAAGACGAAATATTACTTCGAGCATTATATCGAGCGTTCCCGCCATATCGAGGTACAGATCGTAGCCGATAACTACGGCGAAGTGCTGCACCTTGGCGAACGTGAATGCTCCCTGCAGCGCCGCAACCAGAAACTGCTGGAGGAATCCCCCTCCATCGCCCTGACGCAGGATATGCGCAACCGCGTAGGCCGTCTGGCTGTCAAGGCTGCCAAGAGCGTGCACTATTCCAATATCGGTACGGTAGAGTTCCTGCTGGATCTGTCCAACAACGAATTCTACTTCATGGAAATCAACCCCCGCATCCAGGTAGAGCATGGCATTACTGAAGCCGTTACCGGCATTGACCTGGTACGCACCCAGATCCGCATCGCCGCCGGCGAAGCCCTGGAAATCACCCAGGAAGATGTGGACTTCACGGGCCATGCCATCGAGTGCCGCATCAACGCAGAAGATCCGGAAAACAACTTCATGCCCTGCCCGGGACAGATCACCTTCCTGCACGAGCCCAGCGGTCCCCGCGTCCGCTTCGACTCCGGCGTAACGGCTGGTCTTTCCATCGAGCCCTACTACGATTCCATGATTGCCAAGATCATCGTCCATGGCCGCACCCGCGGCGATGCCATCAAGATCATGGAACGTGCCCTGAAGGAATTCCGCATCGACGGTGTCAAGACCACCGTATCCCTGCATAAGAAGATCCTCAAGGATACCTACTTCCGCACGGGCAACATCGACACCCAGTTCATCAAGAAACGCATGGATGCCTATGAAGCAGCTCCGAAAGATACCAAAGACATGAACGAGGAAGAACTCGCTAACACCATCAGCGAAAGCATGTACCTCGCATAATACAGATAGTAAAGTCCCCGCAAGGATTCACGTCCTTGCGGGGACTTTACTATATCAACCGATCTTTATCGTGTAATGGAAAGTCTGTGTTTCCTTGGCGGCCAGTTTCAGGCTGCCTTCACGATCCTTGAATTCACCGTCGTAACTTTCATAATCTGCATGTCCCTGCCAGGGTTCAAGGCAGATGAACGGCGCACCGCCCTGAGCCGGCGTCCAGAAGCCCCAGAAAGGATAATCCTTGGCTGCCATGGAGACCTTCTTCTCACTCTTATGGGAGCAGATTGTCACCACATCGGACTGCAGGCCTTTATAAGCCAACGCATCACCGGCGAACATTTCATAATTCAGCTCCAGTTGCTTGCCCTGCAAACGTGCCTCGCCCGGAGTTTTCAGGAACTGCCCCTTGCTGTTCAGCGGCATGTTGACATTATCCTCTGCCTGATTGAAGGTCAGATAGCAGTCACTGAACTCTTCCCCCGGTACAAGCGGGCAACGGAAAGCCGTATGGGCACCGATGGAATAGATCATTTCCTTATCGTCAAGGTTCTGCACCTTCCAGATGACTTCCACCTCATTGTCCTTCAGGGCATAGGCCACGTTGAGCTGGAACTTCCAAGGATATTTTGCCAGAGTTTCCTCCGTCCACTTCAGGGCAAACTCGATATAATCCTGGCGACGTTCCACCAGCTCATATTCAGAAATACGTCCCAGACCATGCCCCGGCAGTTCATATTCCTGACCATCCACACGGTATTTGCCATCCTGCAATTTACCGACAATCGGGAACAGAACCGGGGAGCTGTACTTCCACCACTGCGGATTGCCATCCCAAAGATATTCCGTCTCATCCGCACGTTCCTTGATGGACCGCAGTTCCGCGCCATAACTGCGCACCTGTACACATAACTTATCATTTTCCAAATTATAAAGCATATTCTGTCACCTCTCCTCCCCTATAGTACCATATATACAGGTGCTTTGTAAAAACGACTGGTGAATTTATTTGCCCTGCTGCTTTCTGGCCAGGAACTTAGCCTTGAGCACCAGCTTATGTTCCATCTTATGGACCAGTTCCTTCGCCGCTTCGATATCCTGCGCATCCGGGTGCGAAGCGGCCTTCTTCCAGCGTTCCTGCGCCTTCACGCCGCCATGCGGATCATCCGGACCGGCATTCTTGCGCTTTTCCAGCATGACCGGATTGATCTTCCCCTGACAGCCAAACGTTCCCAGGATCTCACAGCCATCGCCCAGATTGTACCCCGCCCGGGCAAACGACGTGATGGCATGCTCACTGGTCGGTTCCGTGCCATGCGTCTGGAAAAATACCACCTTGCTGCCTTTCACCTGCGGCAGATATTTCAGCATCAGGGGATCTGGCTGCCCCAGCCGCAGCCAATATCCTAGAGCCACAATATCATAACCGGATAGATCCCTTGGCGCCTCCTGCACCCGGAAAATATCCGCACATTCTGCCTCTTCGGCAATGGCCTCCGCTATCATTTTCGTATTTCCCGTCACCGAAGAATAGATTACTGCCCATTTGTTCATCAACAGCGCCTCCCAAAAAAATATTCCCTGCCATTGTAACATGCCTCACATGTTCTGACTGTAAGGATTGTTACATCAGCAGGGATAAAATCATGACTGATGGATATGCCGGAGTTTTTCCTTGGGTTCAGTCTGACCGTCAATATTGGCCAGCAGCTTCCGCACCGGCAGCACCTTCAGCAACAGGCAGCAGATAAGCATTTCCGGCACAAGATAGGTGGCATTGAATACCAGCGAATAATAGATTGGTGATACCCCTTCCGGCGCATAACTGCCAAAGAATACAAAGCCGGAAATAAAATGGCAGAGGAACCGCAGCCCAAAGGCCAGCAGCGTGCCCAGATAAAGATGCTGGCGGAACAACCCTGCCAGCCCCATAGCCATAAAGGGCAATGGGTAATCAAACAAGACCTGCACAGGATGCAGGATAAAGGGATCCTGCACCATATTCATCATACCGTAAACGAAACCCGCCAGCAGGCCCGTCCCAACACCGAAACGGTAACCGATCAAAAGCAGTGGCAGCATCGCCCCCGCCGTCACACTGCCCCCCTGCGGCATATGAAACAGCCGCAGTTGTTGCAGGACAACAGCCAATGCCAATAACAGCGCCGCCATCACCAGCGTGCGCGTATTGAATTTCTCATGACGTATATGCATCAGCCCCACAACCAGACACAACACACCTAACAATGCCAAAGCCACCGTGGGCTGCGTTAAGATTTCCAACAAGATCAACACATCTCCTTCCCGTTGCTCGCATTATACCACAAATGCCTGTTTCGATAAAGTTCCACACAGATAAAAAGAGAGCAGCCTGTGCCCTCTTTTCGTTTATCTACGCCGCCCCGCGGCACAGGTCTATGACCACATGTTCCAGGACTTCCTCGCCGGCCTGGCCTGTTTTCAGGAAATAGTCGGCGTCGATAAGTTCCAGCATGCTCCGCTTGAGCACGGGCTCGGGGAACTGCATGGCCGCGCGCCCCAGCTTTTCGGCAATGAAGGGATTGAGTTCCAAAGGCTTGGCTAAGGCCTTACCCCGAACGCCCTGCTTCTGCAGGACCTGTGCCTGCCATAGCTGGCGCACATGACGTGTCAACAGGGCCAGTATCACCGTAAAATAGGTGCCATCGCTGAGCTGACGTCTTAGCAGCTGCATGGCTTTTTTCGCCTTGCGCTCACTGATGGCATCGAGCAGGGCAAATACCGAGACTTCCGGCAGTCCGGCAAATATTTTTTCCAACAAGGCACGACTAATCCGCCGTTCCTCTGTGAACAAGGCCAGCTTATCAAATTCCCGATCCAAGA
It includes:
- a CDS encoding MurR/RpiR family transcriptional regulator, which translates into the protein MKLEELVNHNLSHLNDTDLIVWRYIYAHMQECCYISIYDLADACHVSRTTIMRFAKKLGFDGFSDLKAMLKLEQVKPQEKPSQNIAEATTALCKSIGEEIARQDFWKVNKLMYRAQRVFVFASGLVQRNIANELTRLFLHTNKYIFSVQGYNEFRTIMEQAGKQDLFIIISLSGEGEQVVDFAKTLHVKGVPLISMTRLQSNPLARLSTENLYVTPRELPAALGQPYESMLAFFLLVEIWFISYTQFLAEQDDTTDEDGV
- a CDS encoding malate dehydrogenase codes for the protein MKVTVVGAGNVGATVANVLAVKNFCSEVMLVDIKKGFAEGKAMDIMQTAHLLNFDTTVTGVTAEIGDENGYAPTEGSDVVVVTSGMPRKPGMTREELIGVNAKIVKGVVDQALKYSPNAIFIIISNPMDAMTFLTLKDSKLPRNRVLGQGGMLDSSRFRYFLSKALQEAGYPATPTDIDGTVIGGHSDKTMVPLTSLATYRGIPVSQLLSKEQLDDAVAQTKVGGATLTGLLGTSAWYAPGAAAAAMVEAIALDAKKLMPCCVYLDGEYGEKDLCIGVPVILGKNGLEKIVEYKLEGDEKAKFDESVAAARNTNSKLGDALK
- a CDS encoding rubredoxin, whose translation is MKTWVCTVCGWIYDEEKGDSEYDLAPGVAFADLPEDFVCPLCGVGKDMFEEQ
- a CDS encoding PHP domain-containing protein, with protein sequence MKTIDLHVHSLVSDGSFTPHDLAVHAREQGLSAFALTDHDVIAGTEEAAAAAAEAGVEFINGMELTADFKGHKIHVICLGFAPNHAAFQTVYKKVRAIKEGRIEDIIEFVRRKGVDISWEKVEKFAYQGLMDRYAIMRYLVSLHMYDRAQPLWDHYLDPAAVELGLNFSITAEEALPLIHQAGGVTSLAHFHKNIGLGNLDNRQQQEQAIVELHRLGLDGMERFYPNYTAEDEEFAAEMIRKYDLMSTGGTDFHGTNRPQIELGSGINGNISVPYEFFRGIKERLGK
- the uvrC gene encoding excinuclease ABC subunit UvrC is translated as MTDVVAEKLKLLPDKPGVYIMKNAEGRIIYVGKAIVLKNRVRQYFQSGKNHSPKVRAMVSHIADFEIIMTASEVEALILECNLIKKHRPRYNISLKDDKSYPYVKVTVQEDFPRVFITRRILKDGARYFGPYTNATAVHESLKLLRRLFPLRTCKHLQERPCLEYHIKRCLAPCVGKVEKADYDAMIKAVLLFLEGRTEDVEKELQFRMEQAAESFNFEVAARLRDQLLAVRKVAEKQNIVTGSGDQDAVGIARSEIGVVVQVFMIRAGKMIGREHFLLQGSEDESDGAILAAFLQQYYHRATFIPREILLPMELPAVERELLETWLSEKKRKAKVQLILPQRGTKKDIVDMAVGNAEKYLHDEAARIKQANDQTLGAVEELGRYLGLAKAPDRMECFDISHNQGSETVASMVVFEGGLPKKSDYRRFKIQSTEGKPDDFLSMREVTTRRYVDLPEEELPDLIIIDGGKGQLSSALEIIRNAAGHKTVPVVGLAKQFELVFTEGNPEPVVLPRHSQALYLIQRIRDEAHRFAITYHRKLRGKRNLVSVLDHIVGIGPKRRQALWSHFGSINKIKAASLEELQQAPGMNKPAAEAVFNFFAAQRELRGK
- a CDS encoding acetyl-CoA carboxylase biotin carboxylase subunit, with translation MFKRILIANRGEIAVRIIRACQELDIETVAVYSEADANALHVRLADIAVNVGPADALESYLNKDAILKAARETHADAIHPGYGFLSEDADFAEQVTEAGITWIGPMPETIRLVGDKDIARASIAPSGIPMAKGSDPLTSNEEAIKVAAEVGYPVILKPVSGGGGKGMCVAHDENDLKNILNLLVDITKTKYYFEHYIERSRHIEVQIVADNYGEVLHLGERECSLQRRNQKLLEESPSIALTQDMRNRVGRLAVKAAKSVHYSNIGTVEFLLDLSNNEFYFMEINPRIQVEHGITEAVTGIDLVRTQIRIAAGEALEITQEDVDFTGHAIECRINAEDPENNFMPCPGQITFLHEPSGPRVRFDSGVTAGLSIEPYYDSMIAKIIVHGRTRGDAIKIMERALKEFRIDGVKTTVSLHKKILKDTYFRTGNIDTQFIKKRMDAYEAAPKDTKDMNEEELANTISESMYLA
- a CDS encoding aldose 1-epimerase family protein is translated as MLYNLENDKLCVQVRSYGAELRSIKERADETEYLWDGNPQWWKYSSPVLFPIVGKLQDGKYRVDGQEYELPGHGLGRISEYELVERRQDYIEFALKWTEETLAKYPWKFQLNVAYALKDNEVEVIWKVQNLDDKEMIYSIGAHTAFRCPLVPGEEFSDCYLTFNQAEDNVNMPLNSKGQFLKTPGEARLQGKQLELNYEMFAGDALAYKGLQSDVVTICSHKSEKKVSMAAKDYPFWGFWTPAQGGAPFICLEPWQGHADYESYDGEFKDREGSLKLAAKETQTFHYTIKIG
- a CDS encoding flavodoxin family protein, coding for MNKWAVIYSSVTGNTKMIAEAIAEEAECADIFRVQEAPRDLSGYDIVALGYWLRLGQPDPLMLKYLPQVKGSKVVFFQTHGTEPTSEHAITSFARAGYNLGDGCEILGTFGCQGKINPVMLEKRKNAGPDDPHGGVKAQERWKKAASHPDAQDIEAAKELVHKMEHKLVLKAKFLARKQQGK
- the thiT gene encoding energy-coupled thiamine transporter ThiT, giving the protein MILLEILTQPTVALALLGVLCLVVGLMHIRHEKFNTRTLVMAALLLALAVVLQQLRLFHMPQGGSVTAGAMLPLLLIGYRFGVGTGLLAGFVYGMMNMVQDPFILHPVQVLFDYPLPFMAMGLAGLFRQHLYLGTLLAFGLRFLCHFISGFVFFGSYAPEGVSPIYYSLVFNATYLVPEMLICCLLLKVLPVRKLLANIDGQTEPKEKLRHIHQS